In Saccharothrix violaceirubra, the following are encoded in one genomic region:
- a CDS encoding [protein-PII] uridylyltransferase — translation MEHIEPAVVTADDLVRARDRLLGPGRRRLTGEALREALVDLHEFWLAAHAAQSGVDGPGVALVAVGGLGRCELVPYSDLDLVLVHTGRKDVKAISERLWYPLWNSGIGLDHSVRTVGEALRVASTDLRTATGLLDLRYLAGDTEVARRLADSARQAWRAGVRTRLDEMTESARRRWVRSGEIAHRVEPDIKHGRGGLRDLTLLDGLAIAQLIDRPGVDVTDARALLLDVRTELRRVAGRPRDVLRAQDGDEVAAALDLPDRFALARALSSAARTVAYSVDVALRTARAAVPKRGLFALRRTPTRRPLDEGVVLHGNEVALARDAHPARDPALLLRVAGAAARTNHPVAPGTLARLADSAPELRKPWPREAREELLSLLGAGTGLIDVVEALDRTGLWGRLFPEWGAVRDLPPRDAAHMWTVDRHLVVATAHASRLATRVSRPDLLLLGTLVHDIGKGRQADHSEVGAALATQIGERLGLWPHDIRLLTAMVRHHLLLPHTATRRDVEDEATVHRVVETLDGDPVLLELLHALAEADALATGPGTWTDWKASLMADLVHRCRTAMAGDPLPGPEPLDDISRTLATTVVTTGRPDVVITTTDGTTTVTVAAPDRPGTLSRAAGVLALNSLEVHAATLRSYEGAAVDAFTVSPRFGSLPDVALLREQLSRALDGSLSLPEKLAAKERDYGGPPADAPPAKILWFDDESTGAVVLELRAPDRIGLLHHVADALERCGADIRWARVATLGSTVVDSFALTAPTLDPDHRARIEHAVLQAAH, via the coding sequence ATGGAGCACATCGAGCCGGCCGTCGTCACGGCCGACGACCTGGTCCGGGCACGTGATCGCCTGCTCGGGCCGGGTCGTCGGCGGCTGACCGGCGAGGCGTTGCGCGAGGCGTTGGTCGACCTGCACGAGTTCTGGCTCGCCGCGCACGCCGCGCAGTCCGGTGTCGACGGGCCGGGCGTGGCGCTGGTCGCGGTCGGCGGGCTGGGCCGGTGCGAGCTGGTGCCGTACTCGGACCTCGACCTGGTGCTGGTCCACACCGGACGCAAGGACGTCAAGGCGATCTCCGAGCGGCTGTGGTACCCGCTGTGGAACTCGGGCATCGGCCTCGACCACTCGGTACGCACGGTCGGCGAGGCGTTGCGCGTCGCGTCGACCGATCTGCGCACCGCGACGGGACTGCTCGACCTGCGGTACCTGGCCGGTGACACCGAGGTGGCACGCCGTCTCGCCGACAGCGCGCGTCAGGCGTGGCGTGCCGGGGTGCGCACCAGGCTCGACGAGATGACCGAGTCCGCGCGTCGCCGTTGGGTGCGCAGCGGCGAGATCGCGCACCGCGTCGAGCCGGACATCAAGCACGGCCGAGGCGGATTGCGTGACCTGACGCTGCTCGACGGGTTGGCCATCGCGCAGCTGATCGACCGTCCGGGCGTCGATGTCACGGACGCTCGTGCGTTGCTGCTCGACGTGCGCACCGAGCTGCGACGGGTCGCGGGCCGGCCGCGTGACGTGCTCCGTGCCCAGGACGGCGACGAGGTAGCTGCGGCGTTGGACCTTCCCGATCGTTTCGCCCTGGCCCGTGCGCTGTCGTCGGCCGCGCGTACCGTCGCGTACTCCGTCGACGTGGCGCTGCGCACCGCGCGGGCGGCGGTACCGAAACGCGGCCTGTTCGCGTTGCGCCGTACCCCGACCCGTCGTCCGCTCGACGAGGGCGTCGTGCTGCATGGCAACGAGGTGGCGCTCGCCCGGGACGCCCACCCGGCCCGCGATCCCGCGTTGCTGCTCCGCGTGGCCGGTGCCGCGGCCCGTACCAATCACCCGGTGGCGCCCGGCACGCTGGCCCGGCTCGCCGACTCGGCCCCCGAACTGCGCAAGCCCTGGCCGCGCGAAGCCCGCGAGGAGCTGCTGTCCCTGCTCGGCGCCGGCACGGGCCTGATCGACGTCGTCGAAGCCCTCGACCGAACCGGACTGTGGGGCCGGTTGTTTCCGGAGTGGGGCGCGGTGCGCGACCTGCCGCCCCGCGACGCCGCGCACATGTGGACGGTCGATCGGCACCTCGTGGTGGCCACCGCGCACGCTTCGCGCCTGGCCACCCGCGTCTCCCGTCCGGACCTGCTCCTGCTGGGCACGCTCGTCCACGACATCGGCAAGGGCCGCCAGGCGGACCACTCCGAGGTGGGCGCGGCGCTCGCGACGCAGATCGGCGAACGCCTGGGCCTGTGGCCGCACGACATCCGGCTCCTCACCGCGATGGTCCGCCACCACCTGCTGCTCCCGCACACCGCGACCCGGCGTGACGTCGAGGACGAGGCGACGGTCCACCGCGTGGTCGAGACGCTGGACGGCGACCCGGTCCTCCTCGAACTGCTGCACGCCCTGGCGGAGGCCGACGCCCTCGCCACCGGTCCGGGCACCTGGACCGACTGGAAGGCGTCCCTGATGGCCGACCTGGTCCACCGCTGCCGCACCGCCATGGCCGGAGACCCGCTCCCCGGACCGGAACCGCTCGACGACATCAGCAGGACCCTGGCGACGACCGTGGTGACGACCGGTCGCCCGGACGTGGTCATCACGACGACCGACGGAACGACCACGGTGACCGTCGCCGCCCCCGACCGCCCCGGCACCCTTTCCCGGGCGGCGGGCGTGCTGGCGCTGAACTCCCTCGAAGTCCACGCCGCGACGCTGCGTTCGTACGAGGGCGCGGCGGTCGACGCGTTCACCGTCTCGCCGCGCTTCGGCTCCTTGCCGGACGTGGCGCTGCTGCGTGAACAGTTGTCCCGTGCACTGGACGGCAGCCTGTCCTTGCCGGAGAAGCTGGCGGCTAAGGAACGCGACTACGGCGGCCCGCCCGCGGACGCACCCCCGGCGAAGATCCTGTGGTTCGACGACGAGTCGACGGGAGCCGTGGTCCTGGAACTACGCGCCCCCGACCGGATCGGCCTGCTGCACCACGTGGCGGACGCGTTGGAACGCTGCGGCGCGGACATCCGCTGGGCCCGCGTCGCCACCCTGGGCTCCACGGTGGTCGACTCCTTCGCCCTGACGGCCCCCACCCTCGACCCGGATCACCGGGCACGGATCGAGCACGCCGTCCTACAAGCCGCACATTGA
- a CDS encoding AAA family ATPase translates to MTAVAVAPRSLVVLAGLPGAGKTTLLAGVDTGGASAVVLDSDQVRSRLRALLPSTLPYRIYRPVVHLVHRLRIVWFALTSSGLLLVHEPSTRGTTRIGLVAVGLLTGRARHFLWLDVSPEEALSGQVHRGRLIRSRSFSRHVRRAQRLRVLFAAGRPPRGWQALTVLTRADRLRLSVTPA, encoded by the coding sequence ATGACCGCCGTCGCCGTTGCGCCGCGCTCGCTGGTCGTGCTGGCCGGTCTGCCGGGAGCGGGGAAGACGACGCTGCTTGCGGGAGTCGACACCGGAGGCGCGTCCGCTGTGGTGCTGGACTCCGACCAAGTGCGTTCACGGCTGCGTGCGCTGCTGCCGTCGACGCTCCCTTACCGCATCTACCGTCCCGTCGTGCACCTCGTGCACCGCCTGCGCATCGTGTGGTTCGCGCTCACCTCGTCCGGCCTGCTGCTGGTGCACGAACCCTCGACCCGCGGCACCACGCGGATCGGGCTCGTCGCGGTCGGCCTGCTCACCGGCCGGGCGCGGCACTTCCTCTGGCTCGACGTCAGCCCCGAGGAGGCGCTGTCCGGACAGGTCCACCGCGGCCGACTGATCCGTTCGCGTTCGTTCTCCCGACACGTGCGCCGTGCCCAGCGCCTCCGCGTCCTGTTCGCCGCCGGCCGCCCGCCCCGCGGCTGGCAGGCGTTGACCGTGCTCACCCGTGCCGACCGGCTCCGACTGTCCGTGACACCCGCCTGA
- the ffh gene encoding signal recognition particle protein, producing the protein MFNTLSDRLTSVLQNLRGKGRLSEADVDATAREIRVALLEADVALPVVRAFIAKVKDRAKGTEVSQALNPAQQVVKIVNEELVAILGGETRRLDLAKNPPTVIMLAGLQGAGKTTLAGKLARWLKSQGHTPMLVACDLQRPNAVTQLQVVGERAGVPVFAPEPGNGVGDPVDVSRRGIDEAKRAQHDIVIVDTAGRLGVDEEMMRQAIDIRAAVQPDEVLFVVDAMIGQDAVNTATAFRDGVGFTGVVLTKLDGDARGGAALSVRELTGQPIMFASNGEKLEDFDVFHPDRMASRILGMGDVLTLIEQAEQAFDAEQAEATAQKLGSGQLTLEDFLEQMLAIRKMGPIANLLGMLPGAGQMKDQLAMLDEKHLDRVQAIIRGMTPAERDDPKIINASRRLRIANGSGVKVSDVNELVNRFFEARKMMSQMAGRFGLPGGRSSNRKGKGKKGKKGKGGRGPTPPKMRGGFPGMPGMLPGAMPGGGMPGGTPGGMPELPPGLGGLDQLPPGFDPSKLKFGK; encoded by the coding sequence GTGTTCAACACGCTTTCCGACCGGCTCACCTCGGTCCTGCAAAACCTGCGGGGCAAAGGTCGGCTGTCCGAGGCAGACGTCGACGCGACCGCGCGCGAGATCCGGGTGGCCCTGCTCGAGGCCGACGTCGCGCTGCCGGTCGTGCGCGCGTTCATCGCGAAGGTCAAGGACCGCGCCAAGGGCACCGAGGTCTCCCAGGCCCTCAACCCCGCCCAGCAGGTCGTCAAGATCGTCAACGAGGAACTGGTCGCGATCCTCGGCGGCGAGACCCGCAGGCTCGACCTGGCGAAGAACCCGCCCACCGTGATCATGCTCGCCGGCCTCCAGGGCGCCGGCAAGACCACCCTCGCGGGCAAGCTGGCGCGCTGGCTCAAGAGCCAGGGCCACACGCCGATGCTGGTCGCCTGCGACCTCCAGCGCCCCAACGCGGTGACCCAGCTCCAGGTCGTCGGTGAACGCGCGGGCGTGCCCGTGTTCGCGCCGGAACCGGGCAACGGTGTCGGCGACCCGGTCGACGTTTCCCGCCGCGGCATCGACGAGGCCAAGCGCGCGCAGCACGACATCGTCATCGTCGACACGGCCGGTCGTCTCGGTGTCGACGAGGAGATGATGCGCCAGGCCATCGACATCCGCGCCGCCGTCCAGCCGGACGAGGTCCTGTTCGTCGTCGACGCGATGATCGGCCAGGACGCGGTCAACACCGCGACCGCGTTCCGCGACGGCGTCGGCTTCACCGGCGTGGTCCTGACCAAGCTCGACGGCGACGCCCGCGGTGGTGCCGCGCTGAGCGTCCGCGAGCTGACCGGCCAGCCCATCATGTTCGCTTCCAACGGGGAGAAGCTCGAGGACTTCGACGTCTTCCACCCCGACCGGATGGCCTCGCGCATCCTCGGCATGGGCGACGTGCTCACCCTCATCGAGCAGGCCGAGCAGGCGTTCGATGCCGAGCAGGCAGAGGCGACCGCCCAGAAGCTCGGCTCGGGTCAGCTGACCCTGGAGGACTTCCTCGAGCAGATGCTGGCCATCCGCAAGATGGGGCCCATCGCGAACCTGCTGGGCATGCTCCCCGGCGCGGGCCAGATGAAGGACCAGTTGGCCATGCTCGACGAGAAGCACCTCGACCGGGTCCAGGCCATCATCCGCGGCATGACCCCGGCCGAGCGCGACGACCCGAAGATCATCAACGCGTCCCGCCGACTGCGCATCGCCAACGGTTCGGGCGTGAAGGTCAGCGACGTCAACGAACTGGTCAACCGCTTCTTCGAAGCCCGCAAGATGATGTCCCAGATGGCCGGTCGCTTCGGCCTGCCGGGCGGGCGGTCCTCCAATCGCAAGGGGAAGGGCAAGAAGGGGAAGAAGGGCAAGGGCGGTCGCGGCCCCACGCCGCCCAAGATGCGCGGCGGCTTCCCGGGCATGCCCGGCATGCTCCCGGGCGCGATGCCCGGCGGTGGGATGCCCGGTGGCACGCCCGGTGGCATGCCGGAACTCCCGCCGGGGCTCGGCGGACTCGACCAGCTGCCGCCCGGCTTCGACCCGTCGAAGCTGAAGTTCGGCAAGTGA
- a CDS encoding amidohydrolase family protein translates to MTGLHLRGVVLPDGHETDLWVVNGRIRTERVFGATTVVDRGYFVPGLVDAHCHVGLGAEGAVPLPEAVEQARIDRDTGTLLIRDCGSPLDTRPLQERLDLPRIVRAGRHIARPKRYLRYLGVEVERESDLPTAVAEQIQYGDGWIKLVGDWIDRTTGDLEPLWSDDVLRDAIKVAHDAGARVTAHVFGEAALPGLLAAGIDCVEHGTGLTDDTIDLMASAGTALVPTLINIENFPGIASDAGKYPAYQQHMRDLYSRSKRTIGAAIEAGVPVYAGTDAGGGIAHGRIVDEIEALHGVGMTGHQALAAASWAARAWLGHPGLVEGAAADIVVYDDDPRTALTTLRHPRLVMLRGRIH, encoded by the coding sequence GTGACCGGCCTGCACCTGCGCGGCGTCGTCCTTCCGGACGGGCACGAGACCGACCTCTGGGTGGTCAACGGTCGCATCCGCACCGAGCGCGTTTTCGGCGCGACGACGGTCGTCGACCGCGGCTACTTCGTGCCGGGTCTGGTCGACGCGCACTGCCACGTCGGCCTCGGCGCCGAGGGAGCCGTCCCGCTCCCTGAGGCCGTGGAGCAGGCGCGGATCGACCGTGACACGGGCACGCTCCTCATCCGCGACTGCGGCTCGCCGCTGGACACCCGCCCGCTCCAGGAACGGCTTGACCTGCCCAGGATCGTCCGGGCGGGTCGGCACATCGCCCGACCGAAGCGCTACCTGCGCTACCTCGGCGTCGAGGTGGAACGCGAGTCCGACCTCCCGACCGCGGTGGCCGAGCAGATCCAGTACGGCGACGGCTGGATCAAGCTCGTCGGAGACTGGATCGACCGCACGACCGGCGACCTCGAACCGCTGTGGTCCGACGACGTCCTCCGCGACGCGATCAAGGTCGCCCACGACGCGGGCGCGCGGGTGACCGCGCACGTGTTCGGCGAAGCCGCTCTGCCAGGTCTGCTGGCAGCCGGGATCGACTGCGTCGAACACGGCACCGGACTGACCGACGACACCATCGACCTGATGGCATCGGCGGGCACGGCCCTGGTCCCCACCTTGATCAACATCGAGAACTTCCCGGGAATCGCCTCGGACGCGGGCAAGTACCCGGCCTATCAACAGCACATGCGTGACCTCTATTCGCGTAGCAAGCGGACCATCGGGGCCGCGATCGAGGCCGGCGTACCCGTGTACGCCGGCACCGATGCGGGTGGCGGTATCGCCCACGGTCGCATCGTGGACGAGATCGAGGCGCTTCATGGGGTGGGCATGACGGGCCACCAGGCCCTCGCCGCCGCCTCGTGGGCGGCGAGGGCCTGGCTGGGCCACCCGGGACTGGTCGAGGGTGCGGCCGCCGACATCGTCGTCTACGACGATGACCCTCGTACTGCGCTGACGACCCTGCGCCACCCCAGGCTCGTCATGCTGCGGGGCAGGATCCACTGA
- a CDS encoding CPBP family intramembrane glutamic endopeptidase, producing MNPPDEPPTGLIAGVRAAGREPEPERTGQRWGFGAFLLVEAVFVLTAVFITALARTSGTDIGGSVAFVLVGSILPTVLAATLAVVITRVRGNGPLVDLRLHWNWADVKVGLKLGFLGLVLTYVAALLWSRLVGDQNATSAIGELVDGTALPLGAAIGMFVYVCFLGPVCEELIYRGLLWGAIERQGWSRWAAFVLTTLIFAAGHLEPLRTSLLIVIALPIGIARLITRRLTASVVAHVINNFLPGLMLLLVSLGVVSA from the coding sequence GTGAACCCACCGGACGAACCCCCCACAGGGCTGATCGCCGGCGTCCGCGCGGCCGGACGCGAGCCCGAGCCCGAACGGACCGGGCAGCGTTGGGGCTTCGGAGCGTTCCTGCTCGTCGAGGCGGTGTTCGTGCTCACCGCGGTGTTCATCACCGCGTTGGCGCGCACGTCCGGGACCGACATCGGCGGCTCGGTGGCGTTCGTCCTGGTCGGGTCGATACTGCCGACGGTGCTCGCCGCCACGCTCGCGGTCGTCATCACCCGGGTCCGCGGAAACGGACCACTGGTCGACTTGCGTCTTCACTGGAACTGGGCCGACGTCAAGGTCGGGTTGAAGCTTGGTTTCCTCGGCCTGGTCCTGACCTACGTGGCCGCGCTGCTGTGGTCGCGTCTCGTGGGGGACCAGAACGCCACATCGGCCATCGGTGAACTCGTCGACGGAACCGCCCTTCCGCTCGGCGCGGCCATCGGCATGTTCGTCTACGTGTGCTTCCTCGGCCCGGTGTGCGAGGAGCTGATCTACCGGGGCCTGCTGTGGGGCGCGATCGAACGCCAGGGCTGGAGCCGGTGGGCCGCGTTCGTCCTCACCACCCTGATCTTCGCCGCCGGACACCTCGAACCCCTGCGGACGTCGCTGCTCATCGTCATCGCGCTGCCCATCGGGATCGCCCGTCTGATCACCCGGCGACTGACCGCGAGCGTCGTCGCGCACGTGATCAACAACTTCCTGCCCGGTCTCATGCTGCTGCTCGTCTCCCTCGGGGTGGTGTCCGCGTGA
- a CDS encoding LamB/YcsF family protein: protein MIDLNSDLGEGFGIWRLGDDDALLEVVTSANVACGFHAGDPSTMRSVCARAAERGVAVGAQVSYRDLAGFGRRFIDADPRELADEVLYQIGALDACARAAGTSVSYVKPHGALYNATVHHQVQAAAVVDGVRAFGPLPVLGLPGSLLLAEAERAGLRPVREAFADRGYTPDGVLVPRNRDGALLRDTDAVVDRVLGIARDGRLTAVDGTVLTVEIDSVCLHGDTPGAVGHARAVRHALTEAGLTPGRFVTA, encoded by the coding sequence GTGATCGATCTCAACAGCGATCTCGGCGAGGGCTTCGGCATCTGGCGACTTGGTGACGACGACGCATTGCTGGAGGTCGTGACCAGCGCGAACGTCGCGTGCGGCTTCCACGCCGGCGACCCGTCCACGATGCGTTCGGTGTGCGCGCGTGCGGCGGAGCGCGGTGTCGCCGTCGGCGCACAGGTGTCGTACCGGGACCTGGCGGGTTTCGGACGACGGTTCATCGACGCGGACCCCCGCGAGTTGGCCGACGAGGTGCTCTACCAGATCGGCGCGCTCGACGCGTGTGCCCGCGCGGCCGGGACGTCCGTCTCGTACGTCAAGCCGCACGGTGCGCTGTACAACGCCACCGTGCACCACCAGGTCCAGGCCGCCGCCGTGGTGGACGGCGTGCGCGCGTTCGGTCCGCTGCCGGTGCTGGGACTGCCGGGCTCGTTGTTGCTCGCCGAGGCCGAACGCGCGGGACTGCGCCCGGTACGGGAAGCGTTCGCGGACCGCGGCTACACACCCGATGGAGTGCTTGTGCCGAGAAATCGCGACGGTGCGCTGCTCCGTGACACCGACGCGGTCGTCGACCGCGTTCTCGGCATCGCCCGCGACGGGCGATTGACCGCTGTCGACGGCACCGTGCTCACGGTGGAGATCGACTCCGTGTGCCTGCACGGGGACACGCCGGGAGCGGTCGGGCATGCCCGTGCGGTGCGGCACGCCCTCACCGAAGCGGGCCTCACACCGGGCCGATTCGTGACCGCTTGA
- the rpsP gene encoding 30S ribosomal protein S16 — protein MAVKIKLQRLGKIRQPYYRIVVADSRTRRNGKAIETIGKYHPKEEPSFIQVDTDRAQYWLGVGAQPTEPVQRLLEITGDWQKFKGLPGAEGTLKVREPKPSKADLFAAALAAAGEEPTTEATTPKKRAAKKADAEPAAEAKDEA, from the coding sequence GTGGCCGTCAAGATCAAGCTTCAGCGGCTTGGCAAGATCCGTCAGCCGTACTACCGGATCGTCGTCGCCGACTCGCGCACCCGTCGCAACGGCAAGGCCATCGAGACGATCGGCAAGTACCACCCGAAGGAAGAGCCGTCGTTCATCCAGGTCGACACCGACCGCGCGCAGTACTGGCTCGGCGTCGGTGCTCAGCCGACCGAGCCCGTGCAGCGCCTCCTGGAGATCACCGGCGACTGGCAGAAGTTCAAGGGTCTGCCGGGTGCCGAGGGCACGCTGAAGGTCCGCGAGCCCAAGCCCAGCAAGGCCGACCTGTTCGCCGCCGCGCTCGCCGCCGCCGGCGAGGAGCCCACCACCGAGGCGACCACGCCGAAGAAGCGGGCCGCCAAGAAGGCCGACGCCGAGCCTGCCGCCGAGGCGAAGGACGAGGCGTGA
- a CDS encoding RNA-binding protein, which yields MSLLADALEHLVRGIVDHPDDVRVNLVTTRRGRTLEVHVHPDDLGKVIGRSGRTATALRTVMAGIGGRGVRVDVVDTDR from the coding sequence GTGAGCCTGTTGGCTGACGCACTCGAACACCTCGTTCGGGGCATCGTCGACCACCCGGACGACGTGCGGGTCAACCTGGTCACGACGCGGCGTGGTCGCACGCTCGAGGTGCACGTCCACCCGGACGACCTCGGCAAGGTGATCGGCCGCAGTGGTCGCACCGCGACGGCGCTGCGCACGGTCATGGCCGGCATCGGCGGTCGTGGCGTGCGTGTCGACGTGGTCGACACCGACCGCTGA
- the rimM gene encoding ribosome maturation factor RimM (Essential for efficient processing of 16S rRNA), with protein sequence MDVVVGRVAKAHGITGELAVDVRTDSPDTRFAEGSVLNAKLRDGTSRDLTVTAARHHAGRLLVRFEEVVTRDVAETLRGTLLLGSTADLPPTGDPDEFYDHELEGLNVELLDGTVIGTVREIVHGPGGELLVVRREGGADALVPFVREIVPTVDVTARRVVLDPPEGLLDAD encoded by the coding sequence ATGGACGTAGTCGTCGGCCGCGTGGCCAAGGCGCACGGCATCACCGGCGAACTCGCCGTCGACGTGCGCACCGACTCGCCGGACACGCGGTTCGCCGAGGGCTCGGTCCTCAACGCGAAACTGCGTGACGGCACGTCCCGCGACCTCACCGTCACAGCCGCCCGGCACCACGCCGGGCGGCTGCTGGTGCGTTTCGAGGAAGTGGTGACCAGGGATGTCGCGGAGACGTTGCGCGGCACCTTGCTGCTGGGCAGTACCGCCGACCTGCCCCCGACGGGCGACCCGGACGAGTTCTACGACCACGAACTCGAAGGGCTGAACGTCGAACTGCTCGACGGCACGGTGATCGGCACCGTGCGCGAGATCGTGCACGGTCCGGGCGGCGAGCTGCTGGTCGTCCGCCGCGAGGGCGGCGCGGACGCGCTGGTCCCCTTCGTGCGGGAGATCGTGCCGACCGTGGACGTCACGGCCCGACGCGTGGTGCTCGACCCGCCAGAGGGCCTGCTCGATGCGGATTGA
- the trmD gene encoding tRNA (guanosine(37)-N1)-methyltransferase TrmD, giving the protein MRIDVVTIFPEYLQPLRAALLGKAIDKGLLDVAVHDLRDWTHDVHKAVDDSPYGGGPGMVMKPQVWGEALDEVCAGDVPPRLIVPTPAGRPFTQELAHEYAAESRLVFACGRYEGIDQRVVDDASRRMRVDEVSIGDYVLVGGEVAVLVMVEAVVRLLPGVLGNPDSAAQDSFSDGLLEGPSYTRPEVWRDLAVPDVLRSGNHRAIDRWRRDEALRRTAARRPDLLGALPAEAFDKHDRALLEGLG; this is encoded by the coding sequence ATGCGGATTGACGTCGTCACGATCTTTCCCGAGTACCTCCAGCCGTTGCGCGCCGCGTTGCTCGGCAAGGCCATCGACAAAGGACTTCTCGACGTCGCCGTGCACGACCTGCGTGACTGGACGCACGACGTGCACAAGGCCGTGGACGACAGCCCTTACGGCGGCGGACCGGGCATGGTCATGAAGCCCCAGGTGTGGGGTGAGGCCCTGGACGAGGTGTGCGCGGGTGACGTGCCGCCCAGGCTCATCGTGCCCACGCCCGCGGGGCGGCCTTTCACCCAGGAACTCGCGCACGAGTACGCGGCCGAGTCGCGCCTGGTGTTCGCCTGCGGTCGGTACGAGGGCATCGACCAGCGCGTGGTCGACGACGCGTCCCGGCGCATGCGCGTGGACGAGGTCTCGATCGGCGACTACGTGCTCGTCGGCGGCGAGGTCGCCGTGCTGGTGATGGTGGAGGCCGTCGTCCGCCTGCTGCCCGGCGTGCTGGGCAATCCCGACTCGGCCGCGCAGGACTCGTTCTCCGACGGGCTGCTGGAAGGCCCGTCGTACACGCGGCCCGAAGTGTGGCGGGACCTGGCCGTGCCCGACGTGCTCCGGTCGGGCAACCACCGGGCGATCGACCGTTGGCGCCGGGACGAGGCGTTGCGGCGTACCGCCGCGCGGCGTCCGGACCTGCTCGGCGCGCTGCCCGCCGAGGCGTTCGACAAGCACGACCGGGCGTTGCTCGAGGGCCTGGGCTGA
- the rplS gene encoding 50S ribosomal protein L19, producing the protein MNTLDALDAQSLRSDIPSFRPGDTLKVHVRVIEGSRERVQVFQGVVIRRQNGGIRETFTVRKVSFGVGVERTFPVHSPNIAEIEVASRGDVRRAKLYYLRDLRGKAAKIKEKREAKPAS; encoded by the coding sequence ATGAACACCCTGGACGCTCTTGACGCCCAGTCGCTGCGTTCCGACATCCCGAGCTTCCGGCCGGGCGACACGCTGAAGGTCCACGTCCGGGTCATCGAGGGCTCCCGCGAGCGGGTCCAGGTGTTCCAGGGCGTCGTGATCCGCCGCCAGAACGGCGGCATCCGCGAGACCTTCACCGTCCGCAAGGTCTCGTTCGGTGTCGGCGTCGAGCGCACCTTCCCGGTGCACTCCCCGAACATCGCCGAGATCGAGGTCGCCTCCCGCGGCGACGTGCGTCGCGCGAAGCTGTACTACCTGCGCGACCTGCGCGGCAAGGCCGCCAAGATCAAGGAGAAGCGCGAGGCCAAGCCGGCCTCCTGA
- the lepB gene encoding signal peptidase I codes for MAEPVHSSADEDGRDPAVESSEDSTAGRKGRKVKKKQPFWRELLILGATALVLTVLIQTFLARVYVIPSQSMEQTLHGCPGCNNDRVLVDKLVYDFTDIEPGEVVVFRGPESWGNNDFQSARSDNPVVAGLQSVLSLIGLAPPDERDFVKRVIAVGGQTVECCDDQHRIKVDGKPLDEPYIYWQAGTGPEDHEPFAPVKVPEGHLWVMGDNRTNSTDSRKQGGGGVAGTVPVDNVIGKARVIVLPPSRWQGIGDHNPQAVALGTPAWQGAIPAGAGLAAAWPVLFLGRRLRNRLTRASHG; via the coding sequence GTGGCAGAACCCGTACACAGCTCCGCCGACGAAGACGGTCGTGATCCCGCGGTCGAGTCCTCTGAGGACTCGACCGCGGGCCGTAAAGGCCGAAAGGTCAAGAAGAAGCAGCCGTTCTGGCGCGAGTTGCTCATCCTCGGCGCCACGGCCCTCGTGCTCACCGTCTTGATCCAGACTTTCCTGGCACGCGTGTACGTGATCCCTTCGCAGTCGATGGAACAGACGCTTCATGGCTGCCCGGGGTGCAACAACGACCGCGTCCTGGTCGACAAGCTCGTCTACGACTTCACCGACATCGAACCCGGTGAGGTCGTCGTGTTCAGAGGCCCCGAGTCGTGGGGCAACAACGACTTCCAGTCGGCGCGGTCGGACAACCCGGTCGTGGCCGGTCTCCAGTCCGTGCTCTCCCTGATCGGCCTCGCGCCGCCGGACGAGCGCGACTTCGTCAAACGGGTCATCGCCGTGGGCGGTCAGACCGTCGAGTGCTGCGACGACCAGCATCGGATCAAGGTCGACGGCAAACCGCTGGACGAGCCGTACATCTACTGGCAGGCCGGTACCGGCCCCGAGGACCACGAGCCGTTCGCACCGGTGAAAGTGCCCGAAGGACACCTTTGGGTGATGGGCGACAACCGCACCAATTCCACCGACTCGCGAAAGCAGGGCGGTGGCGGGGTCGCGGGCACCGTCCCGGTCGACAACGTGATCGGGAAGGCGCGCGTCATTGTGCTGCCGCCGTCGCGCTGGCAGGGGATCGGCGACCACAACCCGCAGGCTGTCGCGCTGGGCACACCCGCCTGGCAGGGTGCCATTCCCGCGGGCGCGGGCCTTGCCGCGGCGTGGCCCGTCCTCTTCCTCGGCCGAAGGCTTCGCAACCGGTTGACCAGGGCCTCACACGGTTGA